The Bacteroidia bacterium genomic interval CCTTCTTTCACCGTAAACGCAGCCGGACTTTACACCATCCATACCCTCGTATATGATGGCGATCCAAACTCTCCAAACTTCCTCGATCTTTCTGTGGTAGTACCCGGAACAACTACGGGTGGGGATGTACTCGGAATCGTAAGTGCAAATGGACTGTGCGCTTCACTCGACGTAGCAGGTGCTCCGGTTCATGTAAATGATTGCGAAGCGGATGCTGGAACTTTGACTATCGATCAGGATCCAGTTGTTCTGGCGAATGGTAGTGCGACTGTTTCGGCTACACCGGATGGAAATATCAATATTCCTAGTGGATACTCTTCCTTATTTGTACTCACAAGCGGTTCAAATCTGATAATAGAACAAGTAGGAGCCAATCCTTCTTTTACCGTAAACACAGCTGGACTTTACACCATCCATACCCTCGTATATGATGGCGATCCTAACTCTCCTAACTTCCTCGATCTTTCAGTAGTAGTGCCCGGAACTACGACCGGTGGGGATGTACTCGGAATCGTAACTGCAAATGGACTGTGTGCTTCACTCGACGTAGCGGGTGCTCCCGTTCATGTGAATGACTGCGAAGCGGATGCAGGAACACTGACTATAGATCAGGACCCAGTTGTCCTGGCGAATGGTAGTGCGACTGTTTCAGCTACGCCGAATGGAAACATCAATATCCCTAGTGGATACTCTTCCATCTTCGTATTGACCTCTGGAAGCAATCTTATAATAGAACAAGTTGGAGCCAATCCTTCTTTCACCGTAAACGCAGCTGGACTTTACACCATCCATACCCTCGTATATGATGGCGATCCGAATTCTTCCAACTTCCTTGATCTTTCAGTAGTAGTTCCTGGAACAACTACGGGTGGGGATGTACTCGGAATCGTAACTGCAAATGGACTGTGTGCTTCGCTTGATGTAGCGGGTGCTCCCGTTCATGTGAATGACTGCGAAGCGGATGCAGGAACACTGACTATAGATCAGGACCCAGTTGTTCTGGCGAATGGTAGTGCGACTGTTTCAGCTACGCCGAATGGAAACATCAATATCCCTAGTGGATACTCTTCCATCTTCGTATTGACCTCTGGAAGTAATCTTGTAATCGAGCAAGTTTCTGCTAATCCCTCTTTCACAGTTACCTCTTCCGGACTATATACCATCCATACCCTCGTATATGATGGCGATCCAAACTCTCCAAACTTCCTCGATCTTTCTGTGGTAGTACCCGGAACAACTACGGGTGGAGATGTACTCGGAATCGTAAGTGCAAATGGACTGTGCGCTTCACTCGACGTAGCAGGTGCTCCGGTTCATGTGAATGATTGCGAAGCGGATGCTGGAACTTTGACTATCGATCAGGATCCAGTTGTTCTGGCGAATGGTAGTGCAACGGTTTCAGCTACGCCGAATGGAAACATCAATATCCCTAGTGGATACTCTTCCATCTTCGTATTGACCTCTGGAAGTAATCTTGTAATCGAGCAGGTTTCTGCTAATCCTTCTTTCACAGTTACCTCTTCCGGACTATATACCATCCATACCCTCGTATATGATGGCGATCCAAACTCTCCAAACTTCCTCGATCTTTCTGTGGTAGTACCCGGAACAACTACGGGTGGAGATGTACTCGGAATCGTAAGTGCAAATGGACTGTGCGCTTCACTCGACGTAGCAGGTGCTCCGGTTCATGTGAATGACTGCGAAGCGGATGCTGGAACCCTGACTATCGATCAGGACCCAGTTGTTCTGGCGAATGGTAGTGCGACTGTTTCAGCTACGCCGAATGGAAACATCAATATTCCAAGCGGATACTCATCCTTATTTGTACTCACAAGCGGTTCAAATCTGATAATAGAACAAGTAGGAGCCAATCCTTCTTTTACCGTAAACACAGCTGGACTTTACACCATCCATACCCTCGTATATGATGGCGATTCTAACTCTCCTAACTTCCTCGATCTTTCAGTAGTAGTGCCCGGAACAACTACCGGTGGGGATGTGCTGGGAATTGTTACAGCAAATGGACTGTGTGCTTCACTCGATGTCGCAGGTGCGCCGGTTCATGTGAATGACTGTAGTGCGGATGCGGGGACACTGACTATTGATCATGATCCCGTAAGCCTGGATAATGGTTCTACAACTGTTTCGGCAACTCCAGACGGCAACATCAATGTGCCAGCTGGATACTCAGTGCTTTATGTACTCACTTCCGGACAGAACCTTGTAATCGAGCAAGTAAATACTAGTCCTGACTTCGTGGTAAATGCTGCAGGTTTGTATACCATCCATACCCTGGTATATGATGGCGACCCCAGCTCTCCAAACTTCCTTGACCTTTCGGTTGTTGTGCCTGGTACTACTACCGGGGGAGATGTGCGGGGAATTGTGGCAGCGAATGGCCTATGTGCAAGTTTAGATGTAGCAGGTGCTCCTGTCCATGTCAATGAAGCCTGTACAGCTGATGCAGGCGCTATTCGCCCTGATCAATTGCTGGTATTCATTCCAAGAAATGACACCGTAAATATCAGTGCTACGCCTCTAGGAAATGCAAATGTTCCTGCCGGATATTCAACGCTATATGTATTGACGCGTGGATTAGGACTGACGACTGAAGCAGTGAGCGCGACCCCAGATTTTGATATCAGCAGGCCCGGTTTATACAGAATCCATACTTTGATCTATGATGCGGATCCAAATTCTGCGAATTTCCTTGATCTGAGCGTAGTTCAATTTGGAACAACGACAGGAGTTGATGTAGTAAATCTCATTACTGCCAACGGAATTTGTGCCAGCCTGGATGTCAGAGGTGCCATCACCTTTGCCCTTCGAAGTTTCTCCTTTGGACATTTCAATGCCCTCAACAGCTTTGAAGAAGTTGAACTTTCCTGGTCAGCAGAAAATGCCGTAGCCGGAGCGACCTATATCCTCGAAAGAAGCCAGGATGGAGTAGTATTTCAGCAAGTGGCCAAGATTGTTGAAGAAAAAGAAGAAGGAGAATCCAGCCACAAGGTTATGGATAGCAATCCTATGGAAGGATTCACTACCTACCGATTGAGAGTGATCGATAGTAGAGGTCAGACGATTGAAACTGAAGAAGAAGTTCTCTTTGTAGAATTGACTTCCTCAATAAGTATAAGTGCTTATCCGAATCCAGTCCTATCAAGACTGAATGTGCGCCGTAATGACAATCAGGAGCTGGATTTATATGCCAAGCTCATTGATTTGACAGGTAGAGAAGTACAGAAAACTGAGCAGGTACTAAGGCCTGGCGGAAGTCTTGAAATCAATATGGATCGTGTTCCTGAAGGATTCTATCAGCTGATTCTGACAGATTTCACAGGCAAGGTGATCAATATTCAAAAGATTCATAAAAGATAGTAAGCAGATTGGATGAGGTTCTCTTTGGGGAGTCTCATCCTTTTTTGAAAAATATAATTTTTCTAAGTCTCTGGGATCGATACTGATTTTTCAGTATCGGTCTTTTAGTTTAAAAAAGGCTCCATTCCTATCACAAGAGCTTCTATTGTAGGTAAATCCTTCTGTTCATCCTCAAATTTTTCCCATTAATCCTTTTCTTCAAGAATTACAACATTTCGTATTTACTTTTAAGATGATCACATATACCAATTAGGTTTTAGCGTTATACTATTCTATAGATGGGGTTTATTAAAATAGGGAAGCTCAAGATGCTTCTTGTTCTCTTATTTGTCTCTGCTTCAGCTTTTACGCCACTTTTAATGCCGCCTCCGGGTCTGACTCAGGCCAAGGCAATCGGGAAATTCCTCAATGGCAATTTTCCCAGCAATGTTCCTACGGGAGCTGTTAATCTAAATCCTGCTTTTCCCAATATTAGTTTTGACAGCCCACTTACCTGGGCCACTCATCCCAATGACAATAAGATCTTTGTTGGCCAAAGAGATGGAAAGGTATTTTATTTTACGGATGATGAGAATGTCAATACCAAGACTTCCTTCATTGATTTGAGTTCAGAGGTCGGCATCGTGTGGGACGGAGGATTTCTCGGTTTCGCCTTTCACCCCAACTTTGGACAGGCAGGAGCGACTGGTAGGAACTACTTTTTCGTCTACTATTCTACTCCCGATATTAATGGGGTAAATGATAGTCCTACCCCTCAAAGGTGTCCGCAAGATGCCCTCTATGATGGTGCCTATCTGGTCTTACAACGCTATGAAGTTTTCGATGGAACCTTAAATGTTGACCTCAGCAAAACCATAGATATGTTTCGGGTCAGGCTGTACAATTCTACCCATAGAGGCGGGGGATTGGTTTTTGGTAATGATGGATTCCTCTACCTGACCACCGGAGATCAGGCTCAACATAGTACCTCCCAGAATCTAAGTACCAATCTGGACGGTGGAGTCCTACGCCTGGATGTAGATATGGACGCTACGAAAAGTCATGCCCCGACCTATTTAATGCCCAAAGATTTACCACGAGCACCGGATGAAACCAGTGGGAACGGCTATTTCATTCCCAATGATAATCCCTTCAATGGCCAGGCAAATGTCTTTGAAGAGTATTATACCATCGGACATAGAAATCCACACAGAATGACCAAGGACCGCCTTACCGGAACCATGTACATTGGTGAAATTGGTTCAAATAAACATGAAGAAATCAACATCGTTCAGAAAGGAAAGAACTATGGATGGCCCGTTTGGGAAGGCCCACAGGCACATAATGTCTGTACCAACCAACTCTATCCCGGTACGACCCATGAACTTCCCCTGACCGCATTTCCTCGATCAGTAGCAAACTCTATTACCGGAGGATATGTATATCGGGGTAGCGCCATACCTTCCCTTTA includes:
- a CDS encoding T9SS type A sorting domain-containing protein; translated protein: MVNNKRFFLWCCLLWLSLSGLLAQQSVLMVSGQDPSSINPGDQAILTALQNSGYTVTVKGGPNTPTSAADANGVDLVFISATADPTGIGNTFANVATPVIVSQSYIYDDMGMTDHTAQHDYGIAQNARWAQITAPNHPIAQSLTGIEALTTARADLRWGDPSNDADKIARLGVYGSRYAVFSYDTGDNMVGMQAPAPRIGLHMDTWTSTHSTNAGWTLFNQAVSYATANSTTSCTADAGSLTIDQSPLSLVNGSATVSATPDGNIHIPHGYSVIYVLSRGQNLVLEQANSTPDFTVTGTGLYTIHTLVYDADPHSPDFADLSLIQFGTTTGADALNYINTAGICASLDVAGAPVHVNGCTADAGTLTIDNDPVDLVNGSAHISATPDGNIHVPHGYSVIYVLTSGTNLVIEQVNTHPSFTVANPGLYTIHTLVYDADAHSPDFLDLSVVVPGTTTGGDVLGIINSNGICASLVVAGAPVNVNASCTADAGTLTIDQDPVVLANGSATVSATPDGNINIPAGYSSLFVLTSGSNLIIEQVGANPSFTVNAAGLYTIHTLVYDGDPNSPNFLDLSVVVPGTTTGGDVLGIVTTNGLCASLDVAGAPVHVNDCEADAGTLTIDQDPVVLANGSAMVSATPDGNINIPSGYSSLFVLTSGSNLVIEQVSANPSFTVNAAGLYTIHTLVYDGDPNSPNFLDLSVVVPGTTTGGDVLGIVSANGLCASLDVAGAPVHVNDCEADAGTLTIDQDPVVLANGSATVSATPDGNINIPAGYSSLFVLTSGSNLIIEQVGANPSFTVNVAGLYTIHTLVYDGDPNSPNFLDLSVVVPGTTTGGDVLGIVTTNGLCASLDVAGAPVHVNDCEADAGTLTIDQDPVVLANGSATVSATPDGNINIPSGYSSIFVLTSGSNLVIEQVSANPSFTVNAAGLYTIHTLVYDGDPNSPNFLDLSVVVPGTTTGGDVLGIVSANGLCASLDVAGAPVHVNDCEADAGTLTIDQDPVVLANGSATVSATPDGNINIPSGYSSLFVLTSGSNLIIEQVGANPSFTVNTAGLYTIHTLVYDGDPNSPNFLDLSVVVPGTTTGGDVLGIVTANGLCASLDVAGAPVHVNDCEADAGTLTIDQDPVVLANGSATVSATPNGNINIPSGYSSIFVLTSGSNLIIEQVGANPSFTVNAAGLYTIHTLVYDGDPNSSNFLDLSVVVPGTTTGGDVLGIVTANGLCASLDVAGAPVHVNDCEADAGTLTIDQDPVVLANGSATVSATPNGNINIPSGYSSIFVLTSGSNLVIEQVSANPSFTVTSSGLYTIHTLVYDGDPNSPNFLDLSVVVPGTTTGGDVLGIVSANGLCASLDVAGAPVHVNDCEADAGTLTIDQDPVVLANGSATVSATPNGNINIPSGYSSIFVLTSGSNLVIEQVSANPSFTVTSSGLYTIHTLVYDGDPNSPNFLDLSVVVPGTTTGGDVLGIVSANGLCASLDVAGAPVHVNDCEADAGTLTIDQDPVVLANGSATVSATPNGNINIPSGYSSLFVLTSGSNLIIEQVGANPSFTVNTAGLYTIHTLVYDGDSNSPNFLDLSVVVPGTTTGGDVLGIVTANGLCASLDVAGAPVHVNDCSADAGTLTIDHDPVSLDNGSTTVSATPDGNINVPAGYSVLYVLTSGQNLVIEQVNTSPDFVVNAAGLYTIHTLVYDGDPSSPNFLDLSVVVPGTTTGGDVRGIVAANGLCASLDVAGAPVHVNEACTADAGAIRPDQLLVFIPRNDTVNISATPLGNANVPAGYSTLYVLTRGLGLTTEAVSATPDFDISRPGLYRIHTLIYDADPNSANFLDLSVVQFGTTTGVDVVNLITANGICASLDVRGAITFALRSFSFGHFNALNSFEEVELSWSAENAVAGATYILERSQDGVVFQQVAKIVEEKEEGESSHKVMDSNPMEGFTTYRLRVIDSRGQTIETEEEVLFVELTSSISISAYPNPVLSRLNVRRNDNQELDLYAKLIDLTGREVQKTEQVLRPGGSLEINMDRVPEGFYQLILTDFTGKVINIQKIHKR